Within Anopheles nili chromosome 3, idAnoNiliSN_F5_01, whole genome shotgun sequence, the genomic segment GTCGAGCGCCGGTTTCACCTTTTTCTGGCCCTTGCGACCAACAACGGGCTGTTCAACAACGGGTTGcggcagttgctgctgctgctgctgctgttgctgttgttgaagttgctgttgctgaagttgctgctgttgctgctgctgctggcgttgcTGATGCGTGCTGTAATTAGGAACCTTCTCTTTCTTGTGGGACTTCTTACCGGCGGCCGAGCTGCCTCCATTCTTGGTGCCACGCTCGTTGCGGATCAACACCTCCCGATCGTCCTCCTGCCAGATCTCCTTCAGCCCGTTATCGTTGACCGGTAGGGCGGCTTCAGCGGCAGCAACCGACTTCTTCGAGTCGGATGCGGCCGGCGTGCAGTACGTTTGCGTCGGGAAGGTGGACAGCGACACCACCGCCAGGAATGATATTACCAGAATGTTCATCTGAAACGAGTGAAAAACGAGCGCGTTTGTTGTAATATATTCTCGGTAGTGATGAAGCTATGGCACCGTGGTGTGATAACGCGAAACACGTCAGGATGCCAACCAATGGAAGCCCGCTTCCCCAGATGTACGATAAGCTCGGCGTGTGTAACTCATCATCGCAGGCATGATTGAATGTTGTCGAGATATCAGCCTTGATGGGCCCGTTGAACGCACCGTTTTGGTTCTAATTTCCCACCAGGCCCTACGTTTGGATCACCAAAGTGTATTTCACCGCATCATCCATCTTCACCGCAGCTTGACCAGCGTGAGTTGCACGACTCGTGTCCTTAGGGTGTCCCTCCGCCGGAGATGAAAAGCGGACGGAAAGCCGACTTCCATGAGCGATGGTGGTCATTGGCTGCATGATGGATGAATGGATGGCTTCGTTTGCTTGCGCGGGCTTGCTCGCGTGCATGATGAAGGTTTTTGTGATCCATCCGGCTATCCATCCGTGTCGGGGTCTCCAAATCCGTACCACCCGCACACCGGgtgtaataataaattttaattattttccgagCCACCTTCGGGCGCATCTTTTCGCGTTACAACCCACCATCAGAGCGGTggtctctttcactctcgcgGTTTAACATGCCCGGAAGGTGACCGACACACGGGACACGACGTCGCGAACCGGATGTTGGCTGGCACTATGCTTTATTAGCCACCCACACTGCCCATCCCGTGTCGTGGTTGGGATAAAATCTGAAGTGCTGATCTCGGCCTGACCGGATCTAATTTCCGTCCCCGCACGCACGCCCGCTTTTCGAAGGGTAAGGGTTTTCCCCGGTCCAAAGGCTAGTGCATAATTAAAACTGATTGCCTGCACCATCCGTGGTGGGTTCGTGACGCGACCGGCCACCGGTGGAaagttatttttcttccatcgccCGGCTCGGGGTGTGGTCCTTGGACAGGACGGCAAATGGACGCGGTCGCGTGGAAATTACATTGACCCGTTGTCGCCCGTTGTGTTCGCGTTGGCATTTTCCTGTCCAGCACCACCCACATCTTTGGAAAGCGGGAAGGGATTTATGAAAGTGCTGAAGGCTAACCCGCTAACTGAGCCCGCACGAGCGATGGTGGGAGAAAGATAATtaataaaaacacaaccaccgaTACTGGGTCTGCTGCGACGGAGAGAGCCACATTGTGTTCGTTAGCCTGCGGCTGCGCTTACGGGCGGGAAAtgtcaattaaattttaattccaccgCGGCTGCAACGCGCCCCAATCTGGtttggagcatttttccaaccctaTGCTACCACTTTGTAGATGGCAACAACTTCGCGATggactcgaaaaaaaaaatgaacgaataTTTACACTTAACAGTTGGCCatagaaaaatcgatacaatGGCGTATGGTGCAATCTGTGTTGTTCGTGGACGAACATCGTAAATCTCGTCCAAATCCAAACATTGCGCCATTTGTAGCGATCGGTCTGGCTGCGGCTAGCCAAATGGTCAAATTTTATGGCCCTCCAAGGCAAAGAGTCGAAGTAAATTGCGAGTCCTCGACGGGGTTCATGTTTACAGAAGGCGCTTTAGTTTCTTTCGAACTGCGGCGCCATCGTTTGCAACCGCCCGGAGCGAGATCGGTGCTCGACTGTTGGCGCTGGATTTATTTGGCACCGTATTTTGAATGCCGAGTGCGAACGGTATTTCAATTTCGTAAACCATAACAAACGCTAAAAGCTCCAATAGCTCGAGGACGTGGTGGATCGCAGTACGAACACAATGCCACAGGGATGCACCGGGACGAGATTCGCATACCGATTTCACTCAAGCTCATGCTCAAGGTTTCATTTATCAGATTTAGCCACAAACTAAGCGAATTGTTTATATCGCATAAACATTTTATGCTCATCTTTACAATTAACTTAAGCTGAGTGGCCACCAGGGAAACCGAGAACAGATGTACTCTGCAGTGGTTGTCATGtttaataaatgaaaaaaatgcaataagaTACGTGCCGCAAACGGTCACGCTTGTGTCGGGTCTGCCGTCGACCTTGTAAATGATAAATAACATCGAATGAAACGGTTCATGTAATTGAAAGCAGAAGAcgaagagaggaaaaaaaacaaatgcgaacCGTGGCGTATTTGCTTGCAGCGTGGAAAGCAACCGGAGCAAGAAATAGAGAGTCACAAATGAGAAGACTCGTGGTTCTGCAACAAATGGAACCGGTACTGCGGCACCGTGGGCGGCAGTCGATAAAGATGGTACGTGAAGGGCGAAGAATAATTGCTTTTCTTATGCAAACGGCagtgtgtatttttcattgCCAATGTTTTACGGGCCTCCGGGCGAATCTTCCCTTTTCTGGAAGATGAGGTGGCCTCGTAGCGATTTAATAAAAGCGTTGATTCAGGCCCGCTCGCTTCTGTCCGTgtcgggtgtgtgttttgtgggaATTGGAAGCGAAGGAGGATTGGTTGCTGTGCAATCAAATCGTTTCAATTAAAGGTTCTTTAGATCATTTCCGCTATTGACATGGATGGTGATTCTGCAAATTATGCTGTTTGCGTTATGTGAGCTGCAAAACGTTGCGTGTGCGTTAATTAGAAATGGCAACAAGTTCACCGGTTGGACGGTATCGTTCACTCGCACGATCCAAACCTGATTCATCAGCACTCGTTATTGCACCGagccgttccgttccgttcctaCGAACATCCCAGGTCATTAAGCGCTGGAACTAAATTAATATCCACGTTTGCTTTGCGCGTTGCAACGGTGCGGAATTTTATGGTGGTTGCgccattgttttccttcggcgaaatgtttcccttttttggcacaaaaaaccaccggcCGAATTGCGAGTATACGGCGTTCCGATGGGCTCATCACTCGCCCGAGCACCCATTTCGTGCAGCAAATAAAGTTGCTTCACCTAATCAAGCGAAGCAAATCGCAGAAACCAATTTTACGACCACGTAACCTCACGGTTTTATCATCATACGAGCGGGTAAAAGGCTCCGAGCAGGTCCGAACCGCCGAAGGATAAGGGCCATCCGGATGTGAGGCGTATGCGAGCGTCGATGCGGTCGATATCCGACCGGTCAGTGGGTTCCCGGGGTGCCTTGGACCATCGGTACCGGTGGAAATATCACTCGGTCACGTccttaattaaatttcaacagGCGCCACCAGGGCGGCGTGCTGTAATCGACTCGCCGCCTTGCTCCGACGGCCACCCATGGTGCCGGTGAGATTTGTTCCGACTCGTTTGCTATCATGATAATCACCACTTGCAATCGTGATTATTTGTGCGCTTTCGATCGTTCGCATTCGAGCGCATCCTAGCCGATCGCTCGAGTGCACCGGATGCTGGACTGTAGAGTTGGTTCACGCGCGTCGTTGGACTGATTGTGTGCTCcctgtttgtgtgtatgtgtgtgtattccTGTGCAGCCATTTCGCTAATTGATTTGTGCAAATTTGTATGAACTATCAGTACGCAGCCAGTTGTACGGTGTAaacgactgggcgcctccattagaGGGTCGGagaatttcaaaaataatacatatatgaaaaaattgcgatttaaaatgaaataaagcatTGTTAataaaaagcaagcaaaactaCTTGCAAACGAATCGTAACGAATACGAATCCGTATTATACCTTCATTTCaataaaatcatcattttAATAAAACAGTGGTTGCGTACATGATTTAAAAGATAATATTCAACCGCCATTACGAGAAAAGAAGCTTAAATATCTTCGGGTTAAATTCTCCACACATAATTTTAACGCAAAAAATGAACTGAACTTTTTCCCATCTCTCTGCCATTTCAACTAttttccaacaccaccagaAATCACCATTTCCGGATGGTGAAGCTGGCCCCAAGCGATAAAGAAGGTCCCCAAACGTGACCTCACCTCGGACCGGAAGCGTTTAATTAATAAATCCCTTATAAATCATGGCACTTTTTGCACTCCGCAGCACTTCCCGGCGGTCGATGGTCGATAATGTTCAAACGGTATGAAACGCCGTTGTGGAACTTTGCCGTTTTCTGGACGACCTCGGGTGACTTTCCGTACCGCTGGTGGGCATCGGAAAAGGTGGCCGAATTCGAGTACCGGATCGTCCCTTCTCATGCCCGGGTGCTCTCCAACAGATTTGGgaggtgagatttttttttgcacagaAACTCGAATGAATTTCCGTAACGTTCCACCACggtttggttcctttttcgtgAACAAGGTTCGTTCTCGGTGCCTGAGTCTACATCCGTTACGCCCGGCGTTCGCAAACCAGCGGAAAGGACGCACCGGAAGGCGATAGCCCCTCGAGGGGGcaacgagcagaaaaaaaacatagagaATGTGACCACGAtaaaagggataaaaaaggCGGCAGGTCGGGCTCTTATCCGTTTCCGGTCCGATGGATGATGGTACCAAGGCGGTCACATACATTTCGAGCCTGTGTCCCAGTTCATCGGCTGTGGGCGAATTGAAAATCCGTTCCTCATTCACGGAAGGTCAAAACGAAACGGGTTCGCAAAATGGAGCCACCCATGGTGGGTTAGCTTCTGTTACGTGCCAGGCGCAACCAGAGCTGCGGTAGCGGTAAGTCGAAAAGGTccggtaaagaaaaaaatcgcagcGAATTTATGCGCAATAAATGGTCCGGTAAGCGAGCACCAAGGTTCTAAATGGAACGCTGAAAGCTGCGAACCGAACGCATGGGAACGAATTCCAGCACCATTCGGTACGGCAAATGAATGGTGTAGCGGTGTCTGCAGGCAGCTTGTGAGAAGagaatttttattcattttcctcgcatacatatatatatcacCCTTTGCGGGAGTAGAGATAGTGGCTCCGGTTGGCTGGGTATTTCCTTGCACCACGGAACAGAtccaatggagacgcctggttgttCACGTGGCCTTAGATGCACGGGAAGGAATGCAGTCTTGCTTGGGAGGCACATTCCCCACGGTACGGTGAAGAATAATGGCTATCAAATTAGAAACTTTTCCGACCACGATTACGCGAcatccatttccggttcgTTGCACGTGTTACCTTGACCGCTCGGGCGGAGGAATGAACGTGACTAAACCGGTTCGCATAAAAGAAACGAGTAATAGattatatttcaaaaattagaagaaaaaaaaatgcaacgacCAAAGCGCAACCAAAGGTGTGTgcgtggtgaaaaatggaGGCATTCAAGGGATAAAGGTGTGTCGCTGCTTCGTGGCGATGGTTCCGTAGACGAGCATCGTTGCATTTGAGACAATATCGGCCGGTGTCACGTTCCATAAATACAGCACACGTTTCTTTGTAGCTGGTTGATAAATGATGCTTGAAATAACATGACATTTCGGGGCCATGGCATGTGAGCAAACGGTAGCGCATTGCAACATACCGATTGTTTAACTGTGTCCGAAAACGTCACAATATATTATGTGATGTTATTCAAGTGTGTATTTTGCGATCTAGATGAGTAGTCAGCTCCGCCACAGAAATAATCAGAAGACAGATAATATGAATTTAATTATGGTTCAGCTAAACAAACAACTTCACTCATTCTGTTGATGTTTCTGCGCAATATTAATCCACTTCTCAACACCAACATGTGCCGCTGTGCTGGTGAACGGGAAAGTTTAATCGAGTTTCAGCTACAAAATTCCGCTTAAATCCTCACCGGATTTTTTCCCTACCAGTTCCGCTAATCGAAATCCAGCGCGATTTTGTTTACTTGTgcttgattgaattttaatgcaaacaaCTTTCCAGCAAAATCACTCCAGCGGGAGCATTCCCGAAGACCACCGGAGCACTGCGAGCCGTTCCGACCATGGTCCCTCCGGTCAGGGACCATTTTCCCGGTACGCAATCGATGCTgggatggtgatgatgattgccgttttgttatttttaatctaTCCTCGCGCTCCACAAGCTCGGTCCGCTCCGGCAACGAAACCGAGCGAGCGTAAACACGAACGCGGCCCCGTCGAGTGGCTAATGTTACAGTTTTTCCGGTGTGCCCGGAGTGCTAGTGGGTGGCCTGTTGGCAACGGCCGATGGAAATCTTTTACCAAACGCCAGATGTTTCTCCGGTGCACACAGACGATCGTACACCGTCCCAGTGATGCATCGGTTGCCATTGTCTGTGTGCGATGAGCCGATTAAAACCGCTGGTTCCCGGAGCGTGGTAGAGCAAGCGAATTGCACCACAAACCCTGGCACAGTCCCGAGAAGCATTTTGTCATTATTATCCTTGGCGTGATGGTGTGCTTCCGGATGCGGTGGCTACGTGTTCAGGCGTCGTTTATTATGACGGCACAATCTAGCGCTTCCGCCGGGGGAAAAGATGCACGTCGAACGCcacgtgaaagagagaaaaagacacCATTTCtaacacaccgccgccggagTGGAAACTCGCAAATAAATGACTGTACCGAAGGAACGGCTTCGGATGCTGCAACCGGCAAGTTATCGCAACCGGAACAACAAACTAATCCGTTTTAACGGAGAGAACATAAATAGGTATTTGCTGTTTCCTGCCCGCCTCACGCTCACGGTCCGGAGCCTTTCGCCCGGATGCTTCTCGTATGCCCGGTATCATTTATCTTTCGTGagcgggagaaagaaaaatgaagtcaaaagaaaaacctccttCGGTACCACACAAAAACTCTCACCCCGCCACGGCAGGATGTGGCAAAAATAGACTCATAGGTACGATGAAGAATGTGCATCCGGCTCTGTCCGGGCACCGGTGCGAGTGCCCGTAACTCATCGTGGCACTTTGTGAAGTGCATCCGTTTAGTGTAGGCGTTTTTAGTGGGGTCTTTGAAGCGTCCCATTTGACCAGCAGCTCAGTTGACGGGTTAAAATGGGCTGAtgagatgaaaaattcaaCAGCTTGCAACCCAATTGCATTACATCCATTCCATGACGACCAACCACGTGTGGAGcgataaagaaagaaagctTTTAATTATGTTCATCCTACGGCTGGGATGGGATTACATGGCGGCTTATTTGACGCATTAAGGTGAATTATAAATTTGTACGAGAAAACGCAGCGCGCCTAAGGCCAATTCGCGGAAAACAGCCGCTCATTAACGGGCGGGGCAGCAAATTATTCAACGGTGTTTGCATTTGGGCACAACACATGTCGACGCTATTATGTGCAATATGACATCCCAGCAATGTAATCATGCTGACAGTTCTCATTTGCAAAACAAGCaagcttgtgtttttttctgttgcggTAATATCGTAATGGTAATACCCATTTCAACGGGATGCAGTGCAATGGCTcgtaaatgtttgtttttatcttcacAGCTCCCTGCATTCGCCATTCgtatgtgtttcgtttcgctatTGGAACGTTTGACGCTCCACGATGCAAAGTCTATCGTATGAAAAAGCATCATTTGTTGTAGCAGCactaacaaaaacaacaaaaaagctcattcCCTTTGTAACATATTTCATAAGCCGATTGTTCgggcaaaacaaacgaaccaaaaaaaaagaacaataaaaaggacacaccaaCTTCGAAGGAAAACGGCACGCGGAAACTGTGGCACAATTTTTCACTCCCTCCGAGCCCACATGACCGCAGTGATGCACCGGCATTTCCCGCTGACATGCAGCTAATAGGAAAAGTATTGCGATCCGTCCGTCCGAGCTGTAACGTGGTGTGACTGgtcaccggttccggttgtggGCGATCCAACCTGGGAAACCCGGCACCCCGGGAAGGGCTCTTTCTTCCTGACCAAACCTCCACACGTCGCTGGCAGATGATCGAACGGACATGCAGCCAATTGCACCCTTGGTACCGAAAAGCAATTTCTGCTACTTTCCCTGCAGGatgaaacccacccacccacccatcccgtgcatcgtgtgcctttttcccgaTGACAGGCAAAATTTCCCATCGGTTTCGGTCGGTGGGTTGCGGTTTGTCAGTGTGGGCGGAAAGGAAACACGAGCACCAACAGACAACATATTTGGCCCCGGGAGAAAACACAGACATCACacatgcatacacacacacacacacgctaccTGTGTGCCGGGATGGATGTGGACGTGGATGCACCTTGCGGAAATTGCATCCTTCGATTCGAATGAGCCCTACACCGGTGATGGTGCAGAAATAAACAAGATCAATGATATGAAACCGGCAGCCCTTTTGGTTCGGGGAAAAGGCGCTCCCGGTGGCATTTCGAGATCCGGGATTTCGAAGGGTTTCCTATATTATtggatttgaatttttcataaatCTCACCCCAAGGTCTCGGGAGGGCAAAGTCCTCCCCACTGGGATATGCGCGTGGTCACGCTTGTCGTCCTCGAAGTGATGAAGCGgatttgaagaaaaacggatGAACCGCCAGTCTTCCCGTCCAGCCGCGGACCATGTTGGTGTCAAATTTTGAATCGTTCGCCTCACAGGAAAACGCTCCCGCATTTCTTTAGCGTGCGGAATGAAAAAAGTGCAGCCACTTGaagcggaatgaaaaatgatgttcgtttttttttgttatgcgaATGGGTTGCGCGTTTCAGCCCCCGGCGGTTGGTGGCTGGTATTTCGATCACCCGAGAGCGATCTGTCCGCGAGGGTTTGTCTAGAGTGGGTTTTAGAGAGTTTTCCATTTAAATAACGCCACTCCGCCGGTCCGCCGCATAGCCATCAACTCGAGCCCCGGTGCCCATTGTGGTGCCGTCCAAAGTTCGTATCAGGCTCGGGAAGATCGAACAGCTCGAAGGAGCttcatttgaaattcaatttattttgaacCGATTTAGATATGTAGGAGTGTATACGTCGATGCCGTCGTGCCCTCGTGGTGCTCGTGTTTTCGATTGGTTTCGCATCGATTGTGGCTCCCAGGTTATCTTCTGCCAATGCGAATGGGtgtgcatggttttttttctcttctttttgatcgagaatcaATGCGACAACATCCTCTGATACGAAAATGGCATCCTGCCACGGTGCGAGAGTTCTGCATCAACTTCTACCCCAAAAGGGACAGAGTGGCTTTGCTGCCGTAATGAAACGTGCTCGAACGCTGCGGAGACGGGACTCTGTCGCTCTGTAAAATCTCTGAAGCTAATTTAAAGTTTGTCGGTACGAGACGCTCCAGATAACTTGAGACTAGAGTTTTGTTTAAGAAAAGGAGCCGAGGCAACGCCACCGGCAATCAAATTGATAGTCTTGGAGGTTCATTTTTGGAAGAAATCTATCAATACGAACATTTAAATCTATCAATTTGAATAGTATGATGGTAAAGGTTTGTTAAAAACTGTATAAAAATGTTATGCTGCCTTTTTATGTGCCGAAAAAAGTTCATTCAAATATAAAGAAGTTTTGCATGAAGTTTGCATCGAAATTCCACATGCATGCTTCCAAATCTACCGACCGTACCGATAGAATGCATAAACCGATTCATGCATAAACCATAAAATACGTCGCAGTATTATGGCAACTCCCCTATCAAAGCGCATGTCActataatttatttcttatCGTTCCCCGAACCAGCCGGCGCAGTTCGTACGAACTGCACGGTGCATTATAAATCAACCCCGCTGACGAACGATCGAGACGAAATGGAAAGCGCCCTCAGGCAGCGAGAACCGTCGCAATCAAATCCGAAAATCACCCCAATGAAAACGCCAAACACAACCAGCGCCCATAGGGTCGGGATATACGTCCCGTGAAACCATGTTAAGCGTACCCCGGTAAAAGCTGACAAGTCTTCGTTAGCCTGGCCACAAATTAGATGCGCACACAAACTTTACCCGTACGCTCGATATTTCGTGACGGTTATGATTTCATTGTGGCACCGTTCGATGACTGGACTCTGACCAACGAGCTGTCGTACTGTCGTTGCCCATTCTGGTCAGCTTCCGGGCTGGTCAGCAGCACGTCGTCCTTCATCCAATAAACCAAAAGGTCTCAAATAGCCTCGGGTAGGGTTTTGGGAGCGCACTTGAAAATGCTCGCCTCGTCGAATAGCCCTCGATTGGGTGAATGTCGAGGATACCCAGACACGTCCATCGGTAAGCTGGTGGACCGGGGGGAAGCAATCAGTgtcggaatgaaaaatgaaccgtATGTCTGTTATAGGCTCGGATTATTACAGTCATTTCGATGGTCCCGTCCAGTTACGAGTGGACTTTCCGTGTGACTGCAGCCGCTTTTCGATCGCACACGCATATTAATTCCCCTCCCACGTAGCTGGTTTGCTCactcagacacacacacacacacactcacatccACATGCACCGTTGGCTTTCCAGCAACCCGATGCGCATGTTAACGGTGGGCATAATTTTGCATCGTTCAATCAAATTGAGccgaataacaaaaaataacgatGACATTCATATGGCGGCTCGCAATCGGGAGCAAATAACGCGCCTGACGCTTTGCCGCATGTGAAATGCGAAATTCAACtgtcatttgttttgatttgtttacgCTCGCTTtttagcaataaaaattacgCCTACTGTGTGCGGCACTCGGTACAGCATGGCAGAGcgaccgggcgcctccatcacggtTGTCCTGGAAACCGATTTCGCATCGAGGTTCGCCTGTAGTGGCGGGTTTATGGATGGGCTTTTTGTTGTGTAATTGGGTTCGTTTATCTCTTTTATGAGCCGGAAATAAATTGACATCTGAAGTAGCACATCGAACCGGCATCACCCGGACGCCCGGAGGATCGAGCATCTACCATTTTGAATGGTGCCTAGACGCACGCTTTCAGTTGGTGTGAGCTGTCGTGCCGTGAGAGGATGGGGTTTGGATTATGATTATAAATAGATTTATAATGCATACGCATGAAAGTGTAGCCGGGCTTTAATGCAGAGCGTGTCATGCTCAGGAATGTGGAAAGGGATCATAAAAGCGCATGTGGCATATAAATATGATTTAgatttttttggctttcgtcATATTTCACTCTCAGTTCTCAACTAAGAGGAAATTTGCTACTAAGTTCACATTTATATAACATGCTTTGCCAcacattgttgttttttattgtaaaaataATCTATTTAAGAGTTTGATgatttttacaaaataaatgttCATACAAGTatagaaaaatcaacattacCGCATGACAAGCGATGACaaaagtaacgaaaaaaaatatatataccaTGACAGCAGAGCACGTTTGCTACCAAACGATCTCCCAGTCATGCACGATCCGTATTCGTTCCATGAAGAGCTtttgcaagcgaaaaaaaaacagaacgaaagctGAAATGTGCTCACACCGTGTCGTGATTGCGATTTAAGCTTCCGATAATTCCGCGGCAACACGACCGGGCATGGCGTCAGTCGGACGCGCTTCGGAATCGGGAAAACGGGCTCCCGGGGCTTCGATGCCGTAAATGATTCCGATGGGCCCCGGCTGCTCGTTGTCTCGAATGTCGATTGGCAACTATCGAAAGGGATGCCATTTTCTCGGAACGGATCCGTTTCCGGCCATCCAAGCAATTGAACtaacccacacgcacacaccatgTATGCCGTTTTTGTGCGGAATTTTCTTATCTGACGCCGAATTTTCGGAACTGTTTTGCCCTTTCACGTAggaacgctttttttttcaccagctCTTCTTGACAgtccgtgtacgtgtgcgtgtttgtgtgctggcACGGGAAAACGAGTCAACTCGATgctcataaatattcaatagcCGCTCAGACGCCCGGCACACAAACGGCAGCCAATAGACAAATTGGAAGATGAATTCCTTTTAACGAAGAACAATCGTGGAAAAGGGATCCCATTTGCGATCTCACGCTCCCTACCGGGTGGTGGGAAGCAATTGCGGGTTCAAAGAATGCGTGTGACCGGTTTTGTTTGTCACCTGGAAACGTGCCGATCGGCCTGAATCTCACCCGAGCAAACCCGGTTCGCTTGGGCGAGATTTCCCAGGCAAGGAGATTTATTTGTGCCCCAAAATCAGCCAGGTAATCGTTCCCACCCGTCGTTTACCGATGGCTGGCACCAATTGGTGTCACCACGCGACACGGTGCTGAAATGTTACGGTGCTTACATCCGAACGGTGTGACCAAATGAGGCGATGTGACACGTTCCGTGGTATCCTCGTGGAAACGGAAGCCTTTGGGCATTTGTTCCGTGGGTGAGATTTAATTTTGTgatgcgtttcctttttctttttttttcttccttccccaAGCGTGCTCGTACGGTCGATTCTCGTGAGGACAATCGCTTTTGGCAGAGTCGAAAATAAACTTGAACGCCGGTCGTAATTGCCCGAGCTGTTATCATTAGATTACCGGAAGCGTCCTCCAGCTCGGGTAGGTTGAGGCGGtatacgtgcgtgtgtgtctgtgtgtgttcCCCAAGTCCAACCGCAAGCCTCCAATTTCGGCACGGTTGCGACACATTCACGTATCCCGAATCCGTTTTCCGTCGAACGAGAGCCCCGGCGGGACCCGTACGAGGGCGCTCCAATCCAATTCATTACACCCATTGTAGCCgagggaaaagtttccatCCGGCGACCTAACGTAATCCCATTTCCCACACACGGaagccacgcacacacaaaaggacGCAGTGTACGAGGGCAAGAAGCGCTACCACTAACATGCGAAGGGAAGAAAAGCTTTCCGTCTTAGCGGCACCGGCTCCGGGAGCTGGATCGCAAATACAGAAATTTTATGCACGTTTCACATAtctataaatatt encodes:
- the LOC128723232 gene encoding ras-interacting protein RIP3, with translation MNILVISFLAVVSLSTFPTQTYCTPAASDSKKSVAAAEAALPVNDNGLKEIWQEDDREVLIRNERGTKNGGSSAAGKKSHKKEKVPNYSTHQQRQQQQQQQQLQQQQLQQQQQQQQQQQLPQPVVEQPVVGRKGQKKVKPALDSTRAEPAPNSQCRYTKGPWTECDAKTNTRSRTLALKKGESSCVQTRTIQKKCKKACRYDKGAWSECDNNGQMSRTDSLKQTSDATCQTTRVVNKNCNQGKSKDKQNKPPKAEKKEKVRKSRQ